A genomic segment from Synchiropus splendidus isolate RoL2022-P1 chromosome 18, RoL_Sspl_1.0, whole genome shotgun sequence encodes:
- the grm6a gene encoding glutamate receptor, metabotropic 6a isoform X4, producing the protein MELPHNLRSSAPFSLLLFCVWVGGQTLQVRASHQHLHPHSIKIQGDITLGGLFPIHARGPHGLPCGELKKEKGIHRLEAMLYALDQINRDPYLLPNITLGARILDTCSRDTYALEQSLTFVQALIQKDTSDIRCSNGEPPLIRKPERVVGVVGASASSVSIMVANILRLFEIPQVSYASTAPELSDNNRYDFFSRVVPPDSYQAQAMLDIVMAMGWNYVSTLASEGNYGESGVDAFVQVSREAGVCIAQSVKIPREATVEEFDKIVKRLLETSNARGVIMFANEDDIRRVLEAAKRANLTGHFLFVGSDSWGAKSSPITELEDVAEGAVTILPKRASIDGFDQYFLSRSLENNRRNIWFAEFWEDDFRCKLTRPGIKPDPSKKKCTGAERIGLDSTYEQEGKVQFVIDAVYAVAHALHNMHLDLCPGSTGVCSSMDPVEGRLLLAYIRAVHFNGSAGTSVLFNENGDAPGRYDIFQFQLTNHSHPGYHVIGQWTNNLRLNLEEMQWSGGERSVPESVCSFPCRPGERKKMVKGVPCCWHCELCDGYQYQLDEFTCEMCPTDMRPVPNRTACRPTPIIKLEWNSPWALVPVSLATLGIIATSIIMFTFIRFNDTPIVRASGRELSYVLLTGIFLVYLITFLMIAEPSVLVCALRRLLLGLGMAITYSAMLTKTNRIYRIFEQGKRSVTPPKFISPSSQLAITFILISVQVLGVCVWFGVMPPHTNIDYEELRPPNPDHARGILKCDMSDLSIIGCLSYSIVLMVTCTVYAVKSRGVPETFNEAKPIGFTMYTTCIVWLAFVPIFFGTAQSTEKLFIQTATLTVSMSLSASVSLGMLYVPKVYVIVFHPEQNVQKRRRSFKAVVMAARDSHKSQNGETKMEPDRCQ; encoded by the exons ATGGAGTTGCCGCATAACCTCCGCTCCTCCGCTCCGTTCAGCCTGCTCCTCTTCTGCGTGTGGGTCGGGGGACAGACGCTCCAGGTGAGAGCCTCCCACCAGCACTTGCACCCCCACTCTATCAAGATCCAGGGGGACATCACCCTCGGGGGCCTGTTCCCCATCCATGCCCGCGGCCCTCATGGGCTGCCCTGCGGTgagctgaagaaggagaagggcATCCATCGGTTGGAGGCCATGTTGTATGCGCTGGACCAGATCAACCGGGACCCGTACCTGCTGCCCAACATCACGCTGGGGGCCCGGATACTGGACACGTGTTCCAGGGACACCTATGCCCTGGAGCAGTCGCTCACCTTTGTCCAGGCTCTGATCCAGAAAGACACTTCTGACATCCGCTGCTCCAACGGGGAACCGCCGCTGATCCGCAAACCAGAGCGTGTGGTGGGCGTGGTCGGGGCGTCCGCGAGTTCCGTGTCCATCATGGTCGCCAACATCCTCAGACTgtttgag ATCCCTCAGGTCAGCTACGCCTCCACGGCGCCAGAGCTGAGTGACAACAACCGCTACgacttcttctccagggtggtcCCCCCGGACTCCTACCAGGCTCAGGCCATGCTGGACATCGTCATGGCGATGGGCTGGAACTACGTGTCCACCCTGGCGTCAGAGGGGAACTACGGCGAGAGCGGCGTGGACGCCTTCGTGCAGGTGTCCAGGGAGGCAG GCGTGTGCATCGCTCAGAGCGTCAAGATCCCGCGGGAAGCCACCGTGGAGGAATTTGACAAGATCGTGAAACGACTGCTGGAGACGAGCAACGCCCGCGGCGTCATCATGTTCGCCAACGAGGACGACATCAGGCGGGTGCTGGAGGCAGCGAAGCGGGCCAACTTGAccggccacttcctgtttgtagGGTCGGACAGTTGGGGCGCCAAAAGTTCCCCCATCACCGAGCTGGAGGACGTGGCCGAGGGTGCGGTCACCATCCTGCCCAAGCGAGCGTCCATAGATG GCTTCGACCAGTACTTCCTTTCTCGCTCCCTGGAGAACAACCGCAGGAACATCTGGTTCGCCGAGTTCTGGGAGGACGACTTCCGCTGCAAACTGACTCGCCCCGGAATCAAACCCGACCCCAGCAAGAAGAAGTGCACAG GCGCCGAGAGGATCGGTCTGGATTCCACCTACGAGCAGGAGGGGAAGGTCCAGTTTGTGATCGATGCCGTGTACGCTGTGGCTCACGCGCTCCACAACATGCACCTGGACCTGTGTCCCGGCAGCACCGGGGTCTGCAGCAGCATGGACCCGGTGGAGGGCCGCCTGCTGCTGGCGTACATTCGGGCGGTGCACTTCAACG GAAGTGCCGGCACCAGCGTCTTGTTCAACGAAAACGGTGACGCTCCCGGCCGCTACGACATCTTCCAGTTCCAGCTGACCAATCACAGTCACCCGGGCTATCATGTGATCGGCCAGTGGACCAATAACCTGCGACTGAAC ctggaggagatgcagTGGTCCGGTGGCGAGCGGTCCGTGCCGGAGTCAGTCTGCAGTTTCCCATGTCGACCCGGAGAACGGAAGAAGATGGTGAAGGGCGTCCCCTGCTGCTGGCACTGCGAG CTGTGCGATGGGTACCAGTACCAGCTGGATGAGTTCACCTGCGAGATGTGCCCCACGGACATGAGACCGGTTCCCAACAGGACCGCCTGTCGCCCCACGCCCATCATCAAGCTGGAGTGGAACTCCCCCTGGGCCCTGGTTCCGGTCTCGCTGGCCACGCTGGGCATCATTGCGACCAGCATCATCATGTTCACCTTCATCCGCTTCAACGACACGCCCATCGTCCGTGCATCAGGCCGGGAGCTCAGCTACGTCCTGCTGACAG GGATTTTCCTGGTCTACCTCATCACCTTCCTGATGATCGCGGAGCCGAGTGTGCTAGTGTGTGCGCtgcggcgcctcctgctgggccTCGGCATGGCCATCACCTACTCAGCCATGTTGACCAAAACCAACCGGATCTACCGGATCTTCGAGCAGGGCAAGAGATCTGTGACCCCGCCCAAATTCATAAGcccctcctcccagctggccatcACCTTCATCCTGATCTCAGTCCAG gtccTGGGGGTGTGCGTGTGGTTCGGTGTCATGCCGCCCCACACCAACATCGACTACGAGGAGCTCCGCCCACCCAACCCTGACCACGCCCGTGGAATCCTCAAGTGTGACATGTCAGACCTGTCCATCATCGGCTGCCTGAGCTACAGCATCGTCCTGATG GTCACCTGCACCGTGTACGCTGTGAAGAGCCGCGGCGTCCCAGAGACATTCAACGAAGCCAAGCCCATCGGCTTCACCATGTACACCACCTGCATCGTCTGGCTCGCCTTCGTGCCCATCTTCTTCGGGACCGCTCAGTCCACCGAAAAG CTCTTCATCCAGACGGCCACGTTGACCGTGTCCATGTCTCTGAGTGCGTCCGTGTCCCTCGGGATGCTCTACGTGCCCAAGGTCTACGTCATCGTCTTCCACCCCGAGCAGAACGTCCAGAAGAGGAGGCGGAGCTTCAAG GCCGTGGTCATGGCTGCCCGAGACTCTCACAAGTCCCAGAATGGAGAGACCAAGATGGAGCCCGACAGGTGTCAGTAA